CAACCTATCGTGCGGGCCGTACCAGCTTCTATCCTGCGGATCTGAATGAGGATCGTCGGGCAAACCGCCGATACGCTTGTAGCCTCTGATAGCGGTCAGATTTCGTCGTTCGGGGTGGATAATGTCCCAGACTTTTCGGTCGTACGCGAGTTTGACTCGGGGAACCATGATGATACGTCCGTACCCGGCGTTAAAGTAGTCGTCtaagaagaaaaaaaaaaaaaagagaggtgGTGTTTAGTTTGTAAATTATACCCAACGGAAAGAATAAAGAACTGGGCTTACTGCAGATAAGAGAACATTCACTGGCAGAGCATTCACCTTGAGCCAAGTTGGCCATTCGGAACCTGACGTGAGGAGGTTCGTAGAACGGAGTGGGATCCAGCACGGCAATACCGTTCCAGCACGATTGGACTTTTTAACCAATAGTCAGTGTTAAATATCGACATTTTGTCAAAACCTTTTgcgaaaaggaaggagaagcacATACCTTGGATGGGCAAATGTCGCTGGAATCGGTGGTTGGATTCAGTGTGGTGGAAGATTTGCTCAAAAGGCGCATTCTCCAGCGCGGTACCGTTAATATCACGGGCGACCCAGTTGTCGTAGAACACCGGTGCGCCCTACCCCCGCGCTTTCAATCAGtatttccattttttttttttagtAGTCATAGGAAGAGAGACGCACGATATCATCATGGTACATGTAATCCGCTGCACAAGTGATACCCGCATTCTGTCTTCTACTCTGCCAGATCAACTCGAGCAAGTCGTCGACACAGGGCAAGATATCGTTCATGAAGACGACCGAGTCAAAGACTTCGCCGTCATTGTCACGGAGTTCGTGGAGGGGCAGCATGGCGGCATTTCGGACTTCGGCAAGGTATTCGATACGGTGGTTGAACAGACCACGGGTACGCATGGATGTTCGGATGATGATCCTGAGACCGACGGTCCGCGCGAGGGCATCGAAAATCTTCAAGAGCGCCTTTGTCTGGTCGTTGGAACCGTTTTCGTAGATGGAGACAAAGACATTGTGGTATCCCAAGATGGCGGCTGCCCGGAAGAGCGTTGCAAAGATATCGGGGATAACGTCAAACGAGTTGTACAAGTTGATGGCGAAAAAGTACTTGTGCTGCCTCGCCTGGAGATCCCTCTTGATGACGTCCATCCGATCGTTCCCGGTGATGGACGCCATGGTGGAGTGGGCGTCTGAGCCGCCAAACAGCTTGCGCAACCAGCCAGAGTTGGACCACGGTTTCTTGTAGCCTACGAGCGGCGCGTACCGTTCCTTGACTTGCTCGACGTAGAGGGGTTGCGGGTTGCGGAGACATTCCTTGGTGTGGTGGGCGGAGAGGGTGCTGATGAGGTCGAGGATATGGAGGCGCTGCTCGAGGGAGGGGAGCATGATCTGGGAGCGTTGTAAGCGGGAGGAGCCGGAGACGGGGTTGGGCCGCAGCTTGTTCACGCCGCTGCCACGCCATGCCTCGGTATTCGACTACGAGGGGTGTCAGCTGTGTTTCCAGCGGAAGAGTGTGAACCTACATCGCCTCGGCGTAACAGCTAATCACACGGGCGGGAGTCAGCGTGCGGTCGACGTGCTGGGCGTCCACAACTTACAGAGGCCACGAGGAGTCCGACGAGGATGCCGACGAGCAGCGATCCGGCTGACGGCAGCTTTCTGCCCAGCGAGAGGATCCCACGGGTTTCATCGCGGGGAGAATAAATAGATCTGCGGTGAGAAGCGAACAGGCGACGGGCAGAAGAGACGGGaaaggggaggggaggggagcTCGAGGAGGGTGGTGGCAAGAGCGGTAGAGAGAGCGGGGGAGGGGGGGAGCTGCAAAGGAGGCTGTGGGTGTAGGGtggcaggagaggagggaacAAGATGCAATATCTGGACAACCAGGGAGCGCGTCCCGAACAACCGCGGgaccttttttccctcaACTTTAGCACTTCTTCAACAGCCATCCAGATTCCACGATGCATACGTCCATCACCGCCATGCCTTGTGTCACAAACGTACGGAATATCCATACATAACACCACTCGAGTGACATTTTCCTTCGAGACGACATGCATAGACCGAGGCGCCAAGCAGCGGCAAAAATATTCCATTTCCCGCTAGTCAAACTGTATATGCGCCACACAACGACGCGCTTCGCAAAAAGATCtgccaaaaaaaagtaCCCACAGGTTGATCTGTCTTGACCTTTTTACGTTCCTGGCTGTCGTCGTAACtgccaaaaaagaaatcgCCAGTCACTGACTACACCTTGTCAAAGCAAGAATGGCACGATATCATACATGACAATGAACCCCAAAGCACAACACAAAAAACCCCCAGTGAATCGTTAAATAGTTATATCAATTAATCGTATTATTCCCCCAGTCATATCCCATCTACTCTTGCAATTCTTCGGGATCTCCAATACCATTGGGGCTGGTTTAGATTGTCAGCAAAGGCTTTGagaatatatatatatatagcTAAAAGGCGACCCACTTGATGGCAAAGATGGCTTCGGCTTCTGGAAGACAGGGACTGTCAACAATCTTGCACACTCGTGATGTTCCACGGCCCTTTCGCAAATTAAGTCGAGTAGTCGATGCGTGAGCCATAATATTACCACCACTGGAATGTGTGTcagccaaaaaaaaaatcaaaattAAAAACAACGTACATTGGCTTCTTGGCGTCGGCGACTGCAAACTGTCCACCATCGACCTGGGCGACAACCTGATTTGTGACAACCACAGCCACACCAAACTACTTGCCCAGTTAGTGCAAAAAGTCCACAGGACGACAAATGACCCACTTCATCGGCCAATCTCATCAATGTTCTCAAAAACTTTGCCAAATGCATTTGTCTAGCGGAAAGCTCTCCTCGACCCGAGAAATCTGTTCGGTAGAGTGAAGTACACGAATCGACAATCAAAAGCGAGAACCTATAATGGTCAGGATGAGTAATAAACAACTTTTTACATACCTAGACTCGGCCATCATGGCACTCGCTTGGACCAACAACTGTAACTGGTGATCGGCATTGTACGCCCTCGCATAGGCGATATTATCAAGCACCTCTTCGCCATCAAGACCATATCGTTCGGCAACCGCAAGCATACGGACAGGTCGGAACGTGCCTTCCGTATCAATGTATAGACATTTtccctcaccaccacccatcGACACGGGGAGCTGGACGCATGGTCAGCCGGTGCGACAGATACGTTTTGTACCCAAAAACGTACTTGACACGTCACAGCAAGCGTATGACACAGCTGAGATTTCCCAGTCCTGAATTCACCTGTATCCCATATCAGCCAATTAACTCTCAACACGGAAAAATTGCATTTTCAATGCAAATGACTTGCCGTAAAGTTCGGTGATGGCACCCGTCTCAATCCCGCCTCCCAAAATCGTATCCAACCCAGTCGAACCAGTTGTGATATGTACCAATTCTGACCGTCTTGAATGGATCTCTGTCGCCGTCGTAAATCCCATCGGCACCATCTTACACGCTTCAACCGTCCGTCGAAATCAGCACATCCATCCGCCATGGGAGGAGAAGCAACATCTACACGCCTACCTTCCGCAAGAATCTTGTCCGCTTTTTGCTCGCTGATCCCCTTGATCGTGCATAACGTCTTCTTGGGCGTAAACGCAACTGCTTCGACAGTGTGGAAACCCGCATCTGAAAGTTTTTTCGTATCTTGCGCAGATATACCTACTTCCTATTcgcaaagaaaaagtcatttttttttctttttctgggaaccaaaaagaaaatatTCTAGATGGATGGCAAACGTACCTGGAGTTTGGCCACCAGGAGAGGAGCCAGCGATTCgaaatcttcctcctcggccTCTTCGCCCTGCTGGTTGACAAATGGGTCTTGCTCTTGTTCTCTTGAcattttgttttgtttttttttctctttatcAAAACTGTAGCTACGAATGTATTgtaaggaagggaagaaggaagataaaAGTGGAGAATAAATCAACAAGACTCATATGCGCGGTGGCGGCGGTTGACTGGACTTTAAAGTGTTACAAGTAAAACGCGACGCGTTGTTTACGTAAGTACCattgggaagaggtggaggtggaggtggggaGGATGTGTTTTAAAAGTTGTCAACGGCAATCGCTgtgaaaaacaaaaacacGGAAAACTAGACAGCGCAAGCGGACAAGATACACGATGAGCGGGCTTCCCTCTCTCAATTCGGGCATCACCGCAGCCTGGAACACGAACCCGTTGccacagaagaagaggacacGAAGGGCGATCCCCCTCAACGACATTTCCGCCACAGATACCCCCGCCGACTCCCCTGCCGCCTCCGtctccgcctccgcctctgCGTCTGCGTCCGCCCAGGATGCCCAGCCAACGCCCACGCCCCCGGCtccgaggaggaagagaccACGCCCCGACCCATCTGCTATCGCTGCAAAGTATGCACCTCCGGACCTCGACCTCGGCGCACTCGGTGGACTCCAGCCTCAGATCACCCAGTTACTCGAAATCGCCGCCCTCGCCCTTTTCCACCCGGAGATCTACTTGCATACGGGTGTCCCCAGGCCAAAGGGTGTGCTGCTTCATGGTGTGCCTGGTGGTGGTAAGACACAGCTGGTAAAGTGCTTGGCAGGTGTGAGTCTGGTTCTGGGGTattggtgatgatgaaaaaaaggggggGGGGGGAAAGGCTGATGACCAATGTAGGAGATGAAGTTGCCTTTTATCTCGGTATCCGCACCGTCCATAGTATCCGGCATGTCGGGCGAGTCTGAAAAGACGTTGAGAGATACATTCGATGAAGCCAAGGTAAACatatccttcatctctgtcACTGTCACGACGGCCCCCCGCTGACAGGTGCCACGTAGAAAATCGCACCGTGTATCCTCTTTTTGGACGAAGTCGACGCCATCACCCCCAAACGTGAAAATGCTCAACGGGAAATGGAACGCCGTATCGTAGCTCAGCTCTTGACATGTATGGATGACCTCGCGGCGAGCGAAGAGcctgtcatcatcattggtGCGACGAACCGGCCTGATTCGTTGGATCCAGCGCTGCGACGTGCGGGAAGGTTTGATCATGAGATTGAAATGGGTGTGCCATCACAAGAGGGTCGAGAGCAGTAAGTTTTACATGTCTTTCATTATCTATGAGACAGATTTACATGGTCTAATCTAATCCCACCGGATAGAATTCTCAAGGTGCTTTGCTCCAAGCTGCGTCTCTCGGGCGACGTCGATTTCCGACAGCTCGCCAAGGCTACCCCAGGATACATTGGCGCAGACCTTACCGCTCTTACCACCGAAGCAGGTGTCTTTGCCGTCAAGCGCATCTTTAATCGCGGTATATGCAATGGTCTCAGTACCAGTACTGGTGCAGAAGAGATCCCGGAACCAGATGGCGCAGGTATAGAAGCCATGATGATTGACGACCGCGATACACCTTTTGCCAACCTGCCCGAGGATGTCAAGAAAACTCCCATCGCCAAATTCCTCATGTCCCACCCAACCGCCTTAACTTCCGACCAactctccaccatctcccTCACCCCTGCCGATTTCCTTGCCGCCCTGAAAATCGTCCAGCCTTCCGCCAAGCGTGAAGGTTTCGCCACCATCCCCGACGTCACTTGGTCGGATATCGGTGCGCTCAGTCAGACTCGGGATGAACTGCACATGGCTATCGTGCAGCCTATACGGCACCCGGAACTGTTTAGCGTAGTAGGTATCGATGCGCCAAGTGGTGTCTTGCTTTGGGGACCACCAGGTTGTGGTAAAACACTTTTAGCCAAGGCTGTCGCGAATGAGAGTCGAGCAAATTTTATCTCTGTCAAGGGCCCAGAGCTGCTCAATAAGGTGtgtttctttttggagTACTAGCTTGAAACCGAGAGTAGAGCTGAACATTAAAAACAGTATGTTGGTGAGAGTGAGAGAGCTGTGAGACAAGTGTTTGCTCGTGCGcgatcatcttctccttgtgtcatcttctttgacgAACTGGACGCTCTTGTGCCTCGTCGAGACGATTCCATGGCAAGTTTACACTCCTTTTTCCGTATATACCAACTGAGACTTGTAACTAACTCATGTTGTATAGTCTGAATCCTCAGCAAGAGTAGTCAACACGCTTCTTACCGAACTCGATGGTCTCGACGCTCGTAAAGCCGTCTACGTCATTGGCGCTACTAACCGTCCCGACATGATTGACCCGGCCATGGTCCGACCCGGTCGTCTGGACAAGCTCCTCTACGTTGACTTGCCTTCACCTTCTGAACGTTTCGAAATCCTCAAAACACACACCAAGAAGACGCCTATCAACGAGGATTCATGGGAAAATATCAAGGAAATCGTCATGTCCGACAAGTGCGATGGCTTTTCCGGTGCAGACATTGCTGCGCTCGTTAGGGAAGCGGCTACACTCGCACTTCGAGCCGCTTTGGAGAGTATAGGCGCATTCGAAACGCCAGCAGAGGCCGAGCCAGAAGGGGTCGAGCGAAAGACGGATTCTGTCAAAGTCACAGCCCAACATTTCGCCCGTGCGGCGCAAAAGACATTACCAAGTGTGTCGCGAGAGCAAAGGTTGAAATatgagaggatgagggacAAGTATGCGGGTGTGCCTACCAGGGGGAGGAAACAGcgagaagctgaagctgctgccgcttCTGCCGCGACGTCAGGAGGTGCTGGCGGTGGAGCGGGAGCGGTGGCcaaggtggaaggagaagggatggacgTTGATGAGATGGGTGGGGCAAGAGGGGGtgtgaaagaaaaggcatTTGTCGCTTAGATTATTGTTGGTTATTATAGTTTACCACTGCTTGCATTTACTCTCTTTGTGTATGCCAGGCCAATGGGAAGGATATCCACTGCCTGCTGCGACTCACCGACGCATCGCTGTCAGCCAATCGTTGTCTTCCTGTTTGAGTACAAGTTCTTGTCGGTTGCGACGGTTGTGAGTAGCATAAGCCTGGATGTGGATATGCATGCTGTACTGTCTCTATGCATGCCTGCCCCGTTGCCAACACCACTGTCGCGATTATTGTCATCGAAGGCGAAGGACGGAGTAACAAACTGCCCATACTGCTTTCGGCGCGATCCCTTTACGCGCGTCGTGCGGTCTCAAcccctctttttccctctcctacACAATCCATCATATCCACATCCTACTTCTACACATCCCAACCATGAGACCCAAGGTTCTCGAGATAGCGTGAGTATCCCTGCCCAATCCCTGCCGGTGGCCCCGAGCTAATCCACCACGCACAGCTGGCACGAAACACAGGCGGTCTATTCGTGCGATTTCCAGCCACTTCCGCTCCCCCAGTTGAAACGTCTCTTGGCGGCTTCCACAACCAGCGAGAGcgaagaggacaaggataAGATCGAGAAGGGCAGCTCCTCGGCAGCTACTGCagctggaggaaggcaaTACAGGCTGGCAACTGCTGGTGGTGACTCCAAAGTCCGGGTAcgtctcatcctcctccctcagTTGACTGGAGCCGCTAACAAAAGTTGTGCGACTGGTGGGCACACTTGTAGATATGGATGGTTTATCCCAACATCCCTTCCATAACCCCGTCCACCTATGCCGCTCTCACAGGGCAAGAGTATACGCCACACCCACCACGAGTGGAATACCTTGCGACATTGTCGAAACACACTGCTCCCGTTAACGTCGTCAGGTTTAGTCCCAACGGGCAAATACTTGCTTCAGCTGGTGATGGTAAGTCGTCCTCATGCATATTCTAGAGCAATAGACTGAAACACTACGTGTAGACGGAAACGTTATCCTCTGGGTACCCAGCGACAGACCAAGCGTCACTTTTGGAGAAACTTCAGATGATCTGCCAGACAAGGAGCATTGGAGATTACAAAAGATGCTTCAGTATATCCTTTGTGTCTCCTTTTATTAGATACCAAAGACGCTAACCACATGCCCAGAGTGACCACAAAACATGTATACGACTTGTCATGGTCTCCTGATGGAGACTATCTCATCGCCGGGTCGACCGACAACACTGCGACAATATGGAAGGCTGCCACCGGTGAGTGTTGCATACGAGATGGTTGAGAAATGTACTGATGGGATTGTCAGGCGAATGTGTGTTTGCACTTCGGGAACATATGCACAATGTGCAAGGTGTCTCTTGGGACCCTCT
This DNA window, taken from Cryptococcus deuterogattii R265 chromosome 3, complete sequence, encodes the following:
- a CDS encoding DNA repair protein RAD51, with protein sequence MSREQEQDPFVNQQGEEAEEEDFESLAPLLVAKLQEVGISAQDTKKLSDAGFHTVEAVAFTPKKTLCTIKGISEQKADKILAEGEFRTGKSQLCHTLAVTCQLPVSMGGGEGKCLYIDTEGTFRPVRMLAVAERYGLDGEEVLDNIAYARAYNADHQLQLLVQASAMMAESRFSLLIVDSCTSLYRTDFSGRGELSARQMHLAKFLRTLMRLADEFGVAVVVTNQVVAQVDGGQFAVADAKKPIGGNIMAHASTTRLNLRKGRGTSRVCKIVDSPCLPEAEAIFAINPNGIGDPEELQE
- a CDS encoding alpha-1,3-mannosyltransferase; its protein translation is MLPSLEQRLHILDLISTLSAHHTKECLRNPQPLYVEQVKERYAPLVGYKKPWSNSGWLRKLFGGSDAHSTMASITGNDRMDVIKRDLQARQHKYFFAINLYNSFDVIPDIFATLFRAAAILGYHNVFVSIYENGSNDQTKALLKIFDALARTVGLRIIIRTSMRTRGLFNHRIEYLAEVRNAAMLPLHELRDNDGEVFDSVVFMNDILPCVDDLLELIWQSRRQNAGITCAADYMYHDDIGAPVFYDNWVARDINGTALENAPFEQIFHHTESNHRFQRHLPIQVQSCWNGIAVLDPTPFYEPPHVRFRMANLAQGECSASECSLICNDYFNAGYGRIIMVPRVKLAYDRKVWDIIHPERRNLTAIRGYKRIGGLPDDPHSDPQDRSWYGPHDRLFTPEETEELEFVPGPEYVWCWGWDGAGDLDGPDVDPIWEHMQPRSYSEEAIQIKHYRNMPGW
- a CDS encoding ribosome biogenesis ATPase, yielding MSGLPSLNSGITAAWNTNPLPQKKRTRRAIPLNDISATDTPADSPAASVSASASASASAQDAQPTPTPPAPRRKRPRPDPSAIAAKYAPPDLDLGALGGLQPQITQLLEIAALALFHPEIYLHTGVPRPKGVLLHGVPGGGKTQLVKCLAGEMKLPFISVSAPSIVSGMSGESEKTLRDTFDEAKKIAPCILFLDEVDAITPKRENAQREMERRIVAQLLTCMDDLAASEEPVIIIGATNRPDSLDPALRRAGRFDHEIEMGVPSQEGREQILKVLCSKLRLSGDVDFRQLAKATPGYIGADLTALTTEAGVFAVKRIFNRGICNGLSTSTGAEEIPEPDGAGIEAMMIDDRDTPFANLPEDVKKTPIAKFLMSHPTALTSDQLSTISLTPADFLAALKIVQPSAKREGFATIPDVTWSDIGALSQTRDELHMAIVQPIRHPELFSVVGIDAPSGVLLWGPPGCGKTLLAKAVANESRANFISVKGPELLNKYVGESERAVRQVFARARSSSPCVIFFDELDALVPRRDDSMSESSARVVNTLLTELDGLDARKAVYVIGATNRPDMIDPAMVRPGRLDKLLYVDLPSPSERFEILKTHTKKTPINEDSWENIKEIVMSDKCDGFSGADIAALVREAATLALRAALESIGAFETPAEAEPEGVERKTDSVKVTAQHFARAAQKTLPSVSREQRLKYERMRDKYAGVPTRGRKQREAEAAAASAATSGGAGGGAGAVAKVEGEGMDVDEMGGARGGVKEKAFVA